A genomic segment from Nicotiana sylvestris chromosome 1, ASM39365v2, whole genome shotgun sequence encodes:
- the LOC138877142 gene encoding uncharacterized protein produces MIVGGVDIPQGQIFKCTKVIITREKRTRYYLPGDTLSFNDEDAEGIEQPHNDALVSWKILFDVVEQLDLQDQIVLAARVLNDFNMASETTKGEIMLPVNVAGTIQETKFHVIEDDMRYNALLRRSWIHNMRLVPSMLHKVLKFPKPEGIKTVYGE; encoded by the exons ATGATCGTTGGTggggtcgatattcctcaaggACAGATATTCAAATGCACCAAAGTGATAATCACAAGGGAGAAGCGTACCCGGTACTACTTACCAGGGGATACCTTATCTTTCAACgatgaggatgcagaagggatcgaacaacctcataacgatgcactg GTATCTTGGAAAATATTATTCGATGTCGTAGAGCAGCTCGACCTTCAAGATCAAATTGTGCTTGCAGCTCGTGTACTCAACGACTTCAACATGGcgagtgaaaccaccaaaggggaaatcatgtTGCCAGTAAATGTTGCTGGAACTATCCAGGAAACAAAGTTCCATGTAATCGAAGATGATATGAGATACAACGCGCTGCTCAGGAGATCTTGGATCCATAATATGAGGCTGGTACCTTCGATGCTTCAtaaagtcttgaaattcccaaaACCGGAAGGAATCAAAACGGTGTACGGTGAATAA